Proteins from one Enterobacter bugandensis genomic window:
- a CDS encoding LapA family protein, with the protein MKYLLIFLLVLAIFVISVTLGAQNDQQVTFNYLLAQGEYRVSSLLAVLFAAGFAIGWLVCGLFWLKVRVSLARAERKIKRLEQHIAPASDLPESSGVPVVKE; encoded by the coding sequence GTGAAATATTTACTCATTTTCTTACTGGTATTGGCGATTTTTGTCATTTCAGTCACATTGGGTGCACAAAACGATCAACAGGTGACGTTTAACTATCTGCTGGCGCAGGGTGAGTATCGGGTCTCCAGCCTGCTGGCGGTCTTATTTGCTGCAGGCTTTGCCATCGGCTGGCTGGTTTGCGGTCTTTTCTGGTTGAAAGTTCGTGTTTCTCTTGCGCGCGCTGAACGTAAAATTAAACGACTTGAACAGCACATTGCGCCTGCGTCCGACTTGCCGGAAAGTTCAGGTGTGCCGGTCGTGAAGGAATAA
- the sohB gene encoding protease SohB, with amino-acid sequence MELLSQYGLFLAKIATVVIAIAVVAVLIVNLTQRKRQRGELRITRLSEQYKEMQEEMSLSLLDSHQQKLWLKAQKKKHKQEAKAAKAKAKLATPQGDAKPRVYVLDFKGSMDAHEVASLREEVTAVLAVATPQDQVVVRLESPGGVVHGYGLAASQLQRLREKRIPLTVAVDKVAASGGYMMACVADKIVAAPFSIIGSIGVVAQIPNFNRFLKNKEIDIELHTAGQYKRTLTLLGENTEEGRQKFREDLNETHHLFKDFVHRMRPTLDIEQVATGEHWYGIQAQEKGLVDEVGTSDDLLLNLMEGRELVGVRFTQRKRLMDRFTNSAAESADRLLLRWLQRGQKPLL; translated from the coding sequence GTGGAATTACTTTCTCAATATGGGTTGTTTTTGGCCAAAATCGCGACGGTGGTGATTGCCATTGCCGTGGTTGCCGTTCTGATTGTCAACCTGACGCAGCGCAAGCGTCAGCGTGGGGAGTTACGCATCACCCGCCTGAGCGAGCAGTATAAAGAGATGCAGGAAGAGATGTCCCTCTCGCTGCTCGATAGCCATCAGCAGAAGCTGTGGCTGAAAGCCCAGAAGAAAAAACACAAGCAGGAAGCCAAAGCCGCGAAGGCGAAGGCAAAGCTCGCGACGCCGCAGGGCGACGCAAAACCCCGCGTCTATGTGCTCGATTTTAAAGGCAGCATGGATGCGCATGAAGTCGCTTCGCTGCGCGAAGAGGTGACTGCGGTTCTGGCCGTGGCAACGCCGCAGGATCAGGTGGTGGTGCGTCTTGAGAGCCCGGGCGGGGTGGTACACGGTTACGGGCTGGCCGCCTCACAGCTGCAGCGCCTGCGCGAGAAGCGGATCCCACTTACCGTGGCGGTAGATAAAGTCGCGGCGAGCGGCGGTTATATGATGGCCTGCGTGGCGGACAAAATCGTTGCGGCGCCGTTTTCCATCATAGGTTCGATTGGCGTGGTCGCACAGATCCCTAACTTTAACCGCTTCCTGAAAAATAAAGAGATTGATATCGAACTTCACACGGCGGGTCAGTACAAACGCACCCTGACGCTGCTGGGGGAAAACACGGAAGAGGGGCGCCAAAAATTCCGTGAAGATCTGAATGAAACTCACCATCTCTTTAAAGACTTCGTACATCGCATGCGCCCAACGCTGGATATTGAACAGGTGGCGACCGGAGAGCACTGGTACGGCATCCAGGCGCAGGAAAAAGGGCTGGTGGATGAAGTGGGTACCAGTGATGACCTGCTGCTCAACCTGATGGAAGGCCGGGAACTGGTAGGCGTGCGCTTTACACAGCGCAAACGGCTGATGGACCGCTTTACCAACAGTGCGGCGGAAAGCGCGGACCGCCTGCTGCTTCGCTGGCTACAGCGCGGACAAAAACCGCTGCTGTAA
- a CDS encoding YciK family oxidoreductase: MHYQPQKNLLQNRIILVTGASDGIGREAALTYAEYGASVILIGRNEEKLKGVAQEIEAAGGTPAPWYTLDLLTCTPALCQELAHRISTHYPRLDGVLHNAGLLGEVRPMDEQDPEIWQQVMQVNVNGTFFLTQALLPLLLKSESGSLVFTSSSVGREGRANWGAYAVSKFATEGMMQVLADEYQSRHLRVNCINPGGTRTSMRASAFPTEDPLKLKTPADIMPLYLWLMGDDSRRKTGMTFDAQPGRKPGISQ, translated from the coding sequence GTGCATTATCAACCGCAAAAAAACCTGCTGCAGAACCGAATCATTCTTGTCACCGGCGCCAGCGATGGTATTGGTCGCGAAGCGGCCCTGACGTACGCTGAATATGGCGCAAGCGTAATTCTTATTGGGCGCAACGAAGAAAAGCTCAAAGGGGTCGCTCAGGAAATTGAGGCCGCAGGCGGCACACCTGCCCCCTGGTACACGCTCGATTTGCTGACATGCACCCCAGCGCTCTGCCAGGAGCTTGCTCACCGTATCAGTACCCACTACCCACGTCTTGACGGCGTACTGCACAACGCCGGTTTGTTAGGTGAAGTGCGTCCAATGGATGAACAGGATCCTGAAATCTGGCAGCAGGTGATGCAGGTTAACGTTAACGGTACTTTTTTCCTCACGCAGGCCTTGCTTCCTTTATTACTCAAATCCGAGTCTGGATCTCTGGTCTTCACCTCTTCCAGCGTAGGCCGCGAGGGACGCGCAAACTGGGGGGCTTATGCTGTCTCAAAATTCGCGACCGAGGGCATGATGCAGGTGCTGGCGGATGAGTATCAGAGCCGCCATCTGCGCGTAAACTGCATTAATCCGGGGGGTACGCGCACCAGCATGCGCGCCAGCGCGTTCCCGACGGAAGATCCGCTGAAGCTGAAAACCCCGGCAGACATTATGCCGCTCTATCTCTGGCTGATGGGCGACGACAGCCGCCGCAAAACCGGAATGACCTTTGATGCCCAGCCGGGCCGCAAACCGGGAATTTCGCAATGA
- a CDS encoding YciN family protein — protein sequence MQNTTQPIDRASLLIEANKLIRDHEDTLAGIEATGVEQRNGVLVFSGEYFLDEQGLPTPKSTAVFNMFKYLAHTLSEKYHLVD from the coding sequence ATGCAGAATACGACCCAACCCATTGACCGAGCCTCTCTGCTTATCGAAGCAAACAAGCTTATTCGTGACCATGAAGATACGCTGGCAGGCATTGAAGCCACCGGCGTTGAGCAACGTAATGGCGTGCTGGTTTTCAGCGGCGAATACTTCCTTGACGAGCAGGGGTTACCGACCCCGAAAAGCACTGCCGTGTTTAATATGTTTAAATACCTGGCGCATACGCTTTCAGAGAAATATCACCTGGTCGATTAA
- a CDS encoding YmiA family putative membrane protein, with amino-acid sequence MRLAMPSGSEEPQRDPALKRKAWLAVFLVSALFWVMVALLAWKYWG; translated from the coding sequence ATGAGGTTAGCAATGCCTTCAGGAAGTGAAGAACCGCAAAGGGATCCTGCGCTCAAGCGTAAAGCCTGGCTGGCGGTCTTTCTCGTTTCCGCCCTGTTCTGGGTGATGGTTGCTCTCCTGGCCTGGAAATATTGGGGTTGA
- the ribA gene encoding GTP cyclohydrolase II, with product MQLKRVAEAKLPTPWGDFLMVGFEELATGQDHVALVYGDISGQTPVLSRVHSECLTGDALFSLRCDCGFQLEAALTHIAEEGRGVLLYHRQEGRNIGLLNKIRAYALQDQGYDTVEANHQLGFAADERDFTLCADMFKLLGVDEVRLLTNNPKKVEILTEAGINIVERVPLIVGRNPKNAHYLDTKAAKMGHLLKE from the coding sequence ATGCAGCTTAAACGTGTGGCAGAAGCCAAACTGCCAACCCCATGGGGCGATTTCCTGATGGTGGGGTTTGAAGAACTGGCAACCGGACAGGATCATGTCGCGCTGGTCTACGGCGACATTTCAGGGCAGACGCCGGTGCTGTCCCGCGTCCATTCGGAGTGTCTGACCGGCGACGCGTTGTTCAGCCTGCGCTGTGATTGCGGTTTCCAGCTCGAAGCTGCCCTTACCCATATTGCCGAAGAAGGCCGCGGCGTGCTGCTCTATCACCGTCAGGAAGGTCGTAACATTGGTCTGCTGAATAAAATCCGCGCTTACGCGCTGCAGGACCAGGGCTACGATACGGTGGAAGCCAACCACCAGCTCGGTTTTGCCGCCGATGAACGTGATTTCACCCTCTGCGCCGATATGTTCAAGCTGCTGGGCGTGGACGAGGTTCGCCTGCTGACCAATAATCCCAAAAAGGTGGAAATCCTCACCGAAGCCGGGATCAACATCGTCGAGCGCGTACCGCTGATTGTCGGCCGCAACCCGAAAAATGCCCACTATCTTGATACCAAGGCGGCTAAAATGGGCCATCTTCTGAAAGAGTGA
- the acnA gene encoding aconitate hydratase AcnA, producing MSLTLREASKDTLQAENKTWHYYSLPLAARTLGDISRLPKSLKVLLENLLRWQDGDSVTLDDIQALAGWLKNAHADREIAYRPARVLMQDFTGVPAVVDLAAMREAVKRLGGNTAKVNPLSPVDLVIDHSVTVDHFGDDDAFGENVRLEMERNHERYVFLKWGQQAFSRFSVVPPGTGICHQVNLEYLGKAVWSELQDKEWVAYPDTLVGTDSHTTMINGLGVLGWGVGGIEAEAAMLGQPVSMLIPDVVGFKLTGKLSEGITATDLVLTVTQMLRKHGVVGKFVEFYGDGLDSLPLADRATIANMAPEYGATCGFFPIDDVTLEYMRLSGRSEEQVALVEAYTKAQGMWRNPGDEPVFTSTLALDMGSVEASLAGPKRPQDRVALSDVPKAFAASNELEVNVAKKDHRPIDYVLNGHQYQLPDGAVVIAAITSCTNTSNPSVLMAAGLLAKKAVERGLKPQPWVKASLAPGSKVVSDYLAQARLTPYLDELGFNLVGYGCTTCIGNSGPLPEPIETAIKQGDLTVGAVLSGNRNFEGRIHPLVKTNWLASPPLVVAYALAGNMNINLATDPIGHDRKNEPVYLKDIWPSSREIAMAVEKVSTEMFRKEYAEVFEGTPEWKAINVVGSDTYDWQDDSTYIRLSPFFDEMLAEPAPLQDIHGARILAMLGDSVTTDHISPAGSIKADSPAGRYLQSRGVERRDFNSYGSRRGNHEVMMRGTFANIRIRNEMVPGVEGGMTRHLPGTEVVSIYDAAVKYQQEGTPLAVIAGKEYGSGSSRDWAAKGPRLLGVRVVIAESFERIHRSNLIGMGILPLEFPQGVTRKTLGLTGEEQIDISGLQNLQPGKTVPVKLTRADGKSEVLECRCRIDTATELTYYQNDGILHYVIRKMLD from the coding sequence ATGTCGTTAACCCTACGCGAAGCCAGTAAGGACACGTTACAGGCAGAAAATAAAACCTGGCACTACTATAGCCTGCCGCTGGCTGCCAGAACGCTTGGGGACATTTCGCGTTTACCCAAGTCCTTGAAAGTTTTGCTGGAAAATCTATTGCGCTGGCAGGACGGTGACTCCGTTACCCTCGACGATATTCAGGCGCTGGCAGGGTGGCTTAAGAATGCCCATGCCGACAGAGAAATTGCCTACCGCCCGGCAAGGGTCCTGATGCAGGACTTCACCGGCGTTCCTGCGGTGGTGGATCTCGCCGCCATGCGTGAGGCGGTTAAACGCCTCGGCGGCAATACGGCTAAAGTGAACCCGCTTTCACCCGTCGACCTCGTGATTGACCACTCCGTAACCGTTGACCACTTCGGTGATGACGATGCCTTTGGCGAGAACGTGCGTCTTGAGATGGAGCGAAATCACGAGCGTTACGTCTTCCTGAAGTGGGGTCAGCAGGCGTTCAGCCGCTTTAGCGTGGTTCCACCCGGCACTGGTATTTGTCACCAGGTTAACCTTGAATATCTCGGTAAAGCCGTCTGGAGTGAATTGCAGGACAAAGAGTGGGTGGCTTATCCGGACACGCTGGTGGGTACAGATTCCCACACCACCATGATTAACGGCCTCGGCGTGCTGGGCTGGGGTGTCGGCGGTATCGAAGCGGAAGCCGCCATGCTCGGTCAGCCGGTCTCCATGCTTATCCCTGATGTTGTGGGCTTTAAGCTCACCGGGAAGCTGTCTGAAGGCATTACCGCCACCGATCTGGTGCTCACCGTTACCCAGATGCTGCGTAAGCATGGTGTGGTGGGAAAATTTGTTGAATTTTACGGTGACGGGCTGGATTCGCTGCCGCTGGCTGACCGCGCGACCATCGCCAACATGGCGCCAGAATATGGCGCAACCTGCGGATTTTTCCCCATTGATGACGTCACGCTGGAGTACATGCGCCTGAGCGGACGCAGCGAAGAGCAGGTGGCGCTGGTGGAGGCGTACACCAAAGCGCAGGGCATGTGGCGCAATCCGGGGGATGAGCCGGTATTTACCAGCACGCTTGCGCTTGACATGGGAAGCGTTGAGGCGAGCCTCGCCGGTCCGAAACGTCCGCAGGATCGCGTAGCGTTAAGCGACGTGCCAAAAGCGTTTGCCGCAAGCAACGAGCTGGAAGTTAACGTGGCGAAGAAGGACCATCGCCCAATCGACTATGTTCTGAACGGACATCAGTATCAGCTCCCGGACGGCGCGGTTGTCATAGCCGCCATTACCTCCTGCACCAACACCTCAAACCCTAGCGTATTAATGGCGGCCGGCCTGCTGGCTAAAAAAGCGGTTGAGCGGGGACTGAAACCACAGCCCTGGGTAAAAGCCTCCCTGGCACCGGGCTCCAAAGTGGTCTCGGATTACCTGGCGCAGGCCAGGCTAACGCCATATCTTGACGAGCTGGGCTTTAACCTCGTGGGCTATGGCTGTACCACCTGCATCGGTAACTCCGGCCCGCTACCTGAACCTATTGAAACGGCGATCAAGCAGGGCGATCTGACGGTTGGCGCAGTCCTTTCCGGTAACCGTAACTTTGAAGGACGTATTCATCCGCTGGTGAAAACCAACTGGCTCGCTTCGCCGCCGCTGGTGGTGGCCTACGCGCTCGCCGGGAACATGAATATCAACCTGGCTACCGATCCTATTGGTCACGACCGCAAGAATGAGCCGGTCTATCTGAAAGATATCTGGCCGTCCTCACGTGAAATTGCGATGGCCGTTGAAAAGGTCTCCACCGAGATGTTCCGCAAAGAGTATGCGGAAGTATTTGAAGGCACGCCGGAGTGGAAAGCCATCAACGTTGTGGGCTCGGACACCTATGACTGGCAGGACGATTCCACCTATATCCGCCTGTCGCCGTTCTTTGATGAAATGCTGGCCGAGCCTGCACCGCTTCAGGATATTCACGGGGCGCGCATACTGGCGATGCTGGGGGATTCCGTCACCACTGACCATATCTCTCCGGCGGGGAGCATCAAAGCCGACAGCCCGGCGGGCCGTTATCTGCAAAGCCGGGGCGTGGAGCGCCGCGATTTTAACTCCTACGGATCGCGCCGCGGTAACCATGAAGTAATGATGCGCGGGACGTTTGCCAACATCCGCATTCGTAACGAAATGGTTCCGGGCGTGGAAGGGGGGATGACGCGCCATCTTCCGGGGACGGAAGTCGTGTCGATTTATGACGCAGCCGTCAAATATCAGCAGGAAGGTACGCCGCTGGCGGTGATCGCCGGGAAAGAGTACGGTTCCGGCTCCAGTCGTGACTGGGCGGCGAAAGGTCCGCGACTGCTTGGCGTTCGCGTGGTCATCGCCGAGTCGTTTGAACGTATTCACCGCTCGAACCTGATTGGCATGGGGATCCTGCCGCTTGAGTTCCCGCAGGGCGTCACGCGCAAAACGCTGGGCCTGACGGGGGAAGAGCAGATTGATATTAGCGGCCTGCAAAACCTGCAGCCGGGCAAAACGGTGCCGGTGAAGCTTACGCGAGCAGACGGGAAAAGCGAGGTACTGGAATGCCGGTGTCGTATTGATACGGCAACCGAACTGACCTACTACCAGAACGACGGCATTTTACATTATGTGATTCGTAAAATGCTGGATTGA
- the pgpB gene encoding phosphatidylglycerophosphatase B: MLSIARRTAAGAAILLIMPLAVWVSGWVWQPGQNATWLKTLYWVTETVTQPWGIITHVILCGWFLWCLRFRLRAALMLFAILGGAIVIGQGVKSWVKDHVQEPRPFVVWLEKAHHVPVDEFYNLKRKDRGALVKEQLSEQEDIPKFLRKHWQKETGFAFPSGHTMFAASWALLGVGLLWPRRRTMTIAILLVWATGVMGSRLLLGMHWPRDLVVATLISWMLVTLATWLAERFCGPLTPPPEEKEEIAEREQSDA, from the coding sequence ATGCTTTCAATCGCCAGACGTACGGCAGCAGGCGCGGCCATTTTACTGATTATGCCTTTGGCCGTGTGGGTCTCCGGCTGGGTGTGGCAGCCGGGGCAGAATGCCACGTGGCTGAAAACGTTATACTGGGTAACGGAGACGGTCACGCAGCCGTGGGGAATTATTACCCACGTTATCCTCTGCGGCTGGTTCTTGTGGTGCCTGCGCTTTCGACTGCGCGCGGCGTTGATGCTCTTTGCTATCCTCGGTGGCGCGATCGTTATTGGACAGGGCGTGAAGTCCTGGGTGAAGGATCACGTTCAGGAGCCAAGACCTTTTGTCGTCTGGCTGGAAAAAGCGCACCATGTTCCGGTGGATGAGTTCTACAATTTAAAGCGTAAAGATCGCGGCGCGCTGGTGAAAGAACAGCTTTCAGAACAGGAAGATATTCCAAAGTTCCTGCGTAAGCACTGGCAAAAAGAGACGGGATTCGCGTTTCCTTCCGGCCATACGATGTTTGCAGCCAGTTGGGCGTTGCTGGGCGTTGGGCTGCTTTGGCCTCGACGTCGCACCATGACCATCGCGATTTTACTGGTTTGGGCGACAGGGGTGATGGGCAGCCGCTTGCTGCTGGGAATGCACTGGCCGCGGGATCTGGTGGTCGCTACGCTGATCTCCTGGATGCTGGTGACGCTGGCAACCTGGCTTGCAGAACGGTTCTGCGGCCCGCTCACGCCACCACCTGAAGAGAAAGAAGAGATCGCCGAAAGGGAGCAAAGCGACGCCTGA
- the cysB gene encoding HTH-type transcriptional regulator CysB: MKLQQLRYIVEVVNHNLNVSSTAEGLYTSQPGISKQVRMLEDELGIQIFARSGKHLTQVTPAGQEIIRIAREVLSKVDAIKSVAGEHTWPDKGSLYIATTHTQARYALPGVIKGFIERYPRVSLHMHQGSPTQIAEAVSKGNADFAIATEALHLYDDLVMLPCYHWNRSIVVTPDHPLAGKGSVSIEELAQYPLVTYTFGFTGRSELDTAFNRAGLTPRIVFTATDADVIKTYVRLGLGVGVIASMAVDPVSDPDLVRLDAHDIFSHSTTKIGFRRSTFLRSYMYDFIQRFAPHLTRDVVDTAVALRSNEDIEEMFKDIKLPEK; the protein is encoded by the coding sequence ATGAAATTACAACAGCTTCGTTATATCGTTGAGGTGGTGAATCACAACCTTAATGTCTCTTCCACCGCCGAGGGGCTATATACCTCGCAACCGGGCATCAGCAAGCAGGTTCGCATGCTGGAGGATGAATTAGGTATTCAGATTTTCGCCCGCAGTGGTAAGCACCTTACCCAGGTGACGCCAGCGGGGCAGGAAATCATCCGTATTGCGCGGGAAGTCCTTTCCAAAGTCGATGCGATTAAGTCTGTGGCGGGGGAACATACCTGGCCGGATAAAGGCTCTCTGTATATTGCCACGACGCACACCCAGGCGCGCTATGCGCTACCGGGCGTTATCAAGGGCTTTATCGAGCGTTATCCGCGCGTCTCCCTGCATATGCACCAGGGATCGCCGACGCAAATTGCGGAGGCGGTGTCGAAGGGCAATGCAGATTTTGCCATTGCAACGGAAGCGCTCCATCTCTATGACGATCTGGTCATGCTGCCGTGCTATCACTGGAACCGCTCCATTGTGGTGACCCCTGATCATCCGCTGGCGGGCAAAGGGTCGGTGTCAATCGAAGAGCTGGCGCAATATCCTCTGGTCACTTACACGTTTGGCTTCACCGGACGATCTGAGCTTGATACCGCCTTCAACCGGGCCGGGTTAACGCCGCGGATAGTCTTTACCGCCACCGACGCCGACGTTATAAAGACCTATGTACGGCTTGGCCTGGGGGTAGGGGTGATCGCCAGCATGGCGGTCGACCCGGTGTCAGACCCTGACCTGGTGCGTCTTGATGCGCATGATATTTTCAGTCACAGCACGACAAAAATTGGCTTCCGCCGCAGTACCTTCCTGCGAAGCTATATGTATGATTTTATTCAGCGCTTTGCACCGCATTTAACGCGTGACGTGGTGGATACCGCCGTGGCATTACGATCAAATGAAGATATCGAAGAGATGTTTAAAGATATCAAACTCCCCGAAAAATAA
- the ymiC gene encoding small membrane protein YmiC — protein sequence MNNMMSQKYWSWIGVFTLSILFWSQLIWLAVH from the coding sequence ATGAATAACATGATGTCTCAAAAATACTGGTCATGGATCGGCGTTTTTACCCTGTCGATTCTGTTCTGGAGTCAGCTCATCTGGCTGGCCGTCCACTAA
- the topA gene encoding type I DNA topoisomerase, with protein sequence MGKALVIVESPAKAKTINKYLGNDYVVKSSVGHIRDLPTSGSASKKSADSTSTKGAKKPKKDERSALVNRMGVNPWHNWDAQYEVLPGKEKVVNELKQLAEKADHIYLATDLDREGEAIAWHLREVIGGDDKRYSRVVFNEITKNAIRQAFEKPGELNIDRVNAQQARRFMDRVVGYMVSPLLWKKIARGLSAGRVQSVAVRLVVEREREIKAFVPEEFWEVDANVTTPGGDALPLQVSHHNDKPFRPENRDQTMAAVALLEKARYQVLEREDKPTSSKPGAPFITSTLQQAASTRLGYGVKKTMMMAQRLYEAGYITYMRTDSTNLSQDAVNMVRGYISDNFGKKYLPESANQFASKENSQEAHEAIRPSDVSVLAESLKDMEADAQKLYQLIWRQFVACQMTPAKYDSTTLTVGAGDFRLKARGRILRFDGWTKVMPALRKGDEDRTLPAVNKGDELSLVDLVPAQHFTKPPARFSEASLVKELEKRGIGRPSTYASIISTIQDRGYVRVENRRFYAEKMGEIVTDRLEANFRELMNYDFTAQMEDSLDEVASHKAEWKKVLDSFFSDFTNQLEKAEKDPEEGGMLPNQMVLTSIDCPTCGRKMGIRTATTGVFLGCSGYALPPKERCKTTINLVPENEVLNVLEGDDAETNALRAKRRCKKCGTAMDSYLIDPKRKLHVCGNNPTCDGYEIEEGEFRIKGYDGPIVECEKCGSEMHLKMGRFGKYMACTNDECKNTRKILRNGEVAPPKEDPVPLPELPCEKSDAYFVLRDGAAGVFLAANTFPKSRETRAPLVEELHRFRDRLPEKLRYLADAPQQDPEGNKTVVRFSRKTKQQYVAAEKEGKATGWSAFFVDGKWVEGKK encoded by the coding sequence ATGGGTAAAGCTCTCGTCATCGTTGAGTCCCCGGCAAAAGCCAAAACGATCAATAAGTATCTGGGTAATGACTACGTGGTTAAGTCCAGCGTTGGTCACATCCGCGATTTGCCGACCAGTGGCTCAGCCAGCAAAAAGAGCGCAGACTCTACCTCCACCAAAGGGGCTAAAAAGCCTAAAAAGGATGAACGTAGCGCGCTTGTCAACCGCATGGGTGTTAACCCATGGCACAACTGGGATGCACAATATGAAGTGCTGCCCGGGAAAGAAAAAGTCGTTAACGAGCTGAAGCAGCTGGCTGAAAAAGCAGACCACATCTATCTCGCAACCGACCTTGACCGCGAAGGGGAAGCCATTGCGTGGCACCTGCGGGAAGTGATCGGCGGGGATGACAAACGCTACAGCCGCGTAGTGTTTAACGAAATTACAAAGAATGCGATTCGTCAGGCGTTTGAGAAGCCGGGCGAGCTGAATATCGACCGTGTGAACGCCCAGCAGGCGCGTCGCTTTATGGACCGCGTTGTGGGCTACATGGTTTCTCCACTGCTGTGGAAAAAGATTGCCCGCGGCCTGTCTGCAGGACGCGTGCAGTCTGTAGCCGTGCGTCTTGTCGTTGAGCGTGAACGCGAAATTAAAGCCTTCGTGCCGGAAGAGTTCTGGGAAGTTGACGCCAATGTCACCACCCCGGGCGGTGATGCGCTGCCGCTGCAGGTAAGCCATCACAACGATAAGCCTTTCCGTCCTGAAAACCGCGATCAGACCATGGCCGCCGTGGCGCTGCTGGAAAAAGCGCGCTATCAGGTACTGGAACGCGAAGATAAACCGACCAGCAGCAAGCCTGGCGCGCCGTTTATCACGTCCACACTGCAACAGGCGGCGAGCACTCGTCTGGGTTACGGCGTGAAGAAAACCATGATGATGGCCCAGCGCTTGTATGAAGCGGGTTACATCACCTACATGCGTACTGACTCAACGAACCTGAGCCAGGACGCGGTGAACATGGTGCGCGGCTACATCAGCGACAACTTCGGTAAAAAATACCTGCCGGAAAGCGCCAACCAGTTCGCCAGCAAAGAGAATTCTCAGGAAGCGCACGAAGCAATTCGTCCCTCTGATGTCTCTGTTTTAGCCGAGTCGCTGAAGGATATGGAAGCCGACGCCCAGAAGCTGTATCAGCTGATCTGGCGTCAGTTTGTCGCGTGTCAGATGACGCCAGCGAAATATGATTCCACTACGCTGACCGTCGGTGCGGGCGATTTCCGTTTGAAAGCGCGCGGTCGTATCCTGCGCTTCGACGGCTGGACGAAAGTGATGCCTGCACTGCGTAAAGGTGATGAAGACCGTACGCTGCCTGCGGTAAACAAAGGCGACGAGTTGTCGCTTGTCGACCTGGTTCCGGCCCAGCACTTCACCAAGCCGCCTGCGCGCTTTAGTGAAGCGTCGTTGGTTAAAGAGCTGGAAAAACGCGGGATTGGCCGTCCGTCAACCTACGCGTCAATCATCTCGACCATTCAGGACCGCGGTTACGTTCGCGTAGAGAACCGCCGTTTCTATGCCGAAAAAATGGGTGAGATTGTCACTGACCGTCTGGAAGCTAACTTCCGCGAATTGATGAACTACGACTTCACCGCGCAGATGGAAGACAGCCTCGACGAAGTGGCCAGTCACAAGGCGGAGTGGAAGAAGGTTCTCGATAGCTTCTTTAGCGACTTTACCAACCAGCTTGAGAAAGCGGAGAAAGATCCTGAAGAGGGCGGCATGCTGCCTAACCAGATGGTTCTGACCAGCATCGACTGCCCGACCTGCGGCCGCAAGATGGGGATCCGTACTGCGACAACGGGCGTGTTCCTTGGCTGTTCAGGCTATGCGCTGCCACCAAAAGAGCGCTGCAAAACAACCATCAACCTGGTGCCGGAGAACGAAGTTCTCAACGTGCTGGAAGGTGATGATGCGGAAACCAACGCCCTGCGCGCGAAACGCCGCTGCAAAAAATGCGGCACGGCGATGGACAGCTATCTGATCGATCCTAAACGTAAGCTGCACGTGTGTGGTAACAACCCAACGTGCGACGGGTATGAGATCGAAGAGGGTGAGTTCCGCATTAAAGGCTATGACGGCCCGATTGTGGAGTGCGAGAAGTGTGGCTCTGAGATGCACCTGAAAATGGGGCGTTTCGGTAAGTACATGGCCTGCACCAACGACGAGTGTAAGAACACGCGCAAAATTCTGCGCAATGGTGAGGTTGCTCCGCCGAAGGAAGATCCGGTTCCGCTGCCAGAATTGCCGTGTGAAAAATCCGACGCGTACTTCGTGCTGCGTGATGGTGCCGCAGGTGTCTTCCTGGCCGCCAACACCTTCCCGAAATCGCGTGAAACGCGCGCCCCGCTGGTGGAAGAGCTGCATCGCTTCCGCGATCGTCTGCCTGAGAAGCTGCGTTATCTGGCCGATGCGCCACAGCAGGATCCTGAAGGCAATAAGACGGTGGTCCGTTTTAGCCGTAAAACGAAGCAGCAGTACGTTGCGGCAGAGAAAGAGGGTAAAGCGACCGGATGGTCCGCCTTCTTTGTCGATGGCAAATGGGTTGAAGGCAAGAAATAA